One window from the genome of Eriocheir sinensis breed Jianghai 21 chromosome 7, ASM2467909v1, whole genome shotgun sequence encodes:
- the LOC126993505 gene encoding Golgi-associated PDZ and coiled-coil motif-containing protein-like isoform X1, whose amino-acid sequence MAATHVTFRWLDILEKEFDKAFVDLDILVGDVDFFVLEEQDFRSQARSRLEALSSCFAQLTHKAQTIFQANAKLEAELVHLRHECAEGRAFRQVCEAENKELLMKLHSTQLKLHSAGGSPHVQDSEKIRERLEKDLEEQRSESLKVHVGAHEAALLRRENNSLRCFILGLQGELYGAKLAAKYLDKELAGRIQQIQLLGRDLRGDEHTKLWQQLEAEIHLHRHKTVVRACRNRFSHGQQQAPGSVTGEGVGGGSGGGVAAVANGVCMAQPSKQQQQQGRIVNLHKASNEGLGISITGGREHGVPVLISVIHPDTPASRCGRLFVGDAILAVNDMPLKEASHAEAVQVLSEQEGIVKLEVMYVPPEDDDDETSLADDPYGFKYKIFDEDVVSLTSSQLMPNGRLSRASVESIRGSTDNMLLDSPRRQTDLAGGGIGMLDEVEEEAHGAHSTNGVATSTNGMEDLMASGGTMDDAASHESLNGAAAHLVFHSDGTASEEEGGCTQVEQDITTSTINTAAAAAAGSTEVLTRDAEEREAVEEETAGVKDQLILKPQDLADISFKDTQDSITESSLSSPSMEENEEVLPEGCISPLEEIEQKLNLNFSIKATKAEEASDEPHSRTPVFNGSY is encoded by the exons ATGGCGGCCACACACGTCACCTTCCGCTGGCTGGACATATTAGAGAAGGAGTTCGACAAGGCCTTCGTCGACCTCGACATCCTAGTAG GTGATGTTGACTTCTTTGTGCTGGAGGAGCAGGACTTCAGGTCACAGGCGAGATCTAGACTGGAGGCTCTCTCGTCCTGCTTCGCCCAGCTCACACACAAGGCACAGACCATCTTCCAGGCCAATGCCAAGCTGGAG GCTGAGTTGGTGCACCTGAGACATGAGTGCGCAGAGGGGCGAGCGTTCCGGCAGGTGTGCGAGGCGGAGAACAAGGAGCTGTTGATGAAGCTGCACTCCACTCAGCTGAAGCTCCACTCGGCTGGCGGCTCCCCTCACGTCCAGGACTCAGAGAAGATCAGGGAGAGGCTG GAGAAAGACTTGGAGGAGCAGCGTTCAGAGAGCCTGAAGGTCCACGTTGGTGCTCACGAGGCGGCCCTGCTGAGGCGCGAGAACAACTCCCTGCGCTGCTTCATCCTGGGCCTGCAAGGAGAACTCTATGGGGCAAAGCTGGCGGCCAAGTACCTTGACAAAGAGCTGGCCGGCAG AATACAACAGATCCAGCTTCTTGGGAGGGACTTGCGAGGGGACGAACACACCAAACTATGGCAGCAACTTGAGGCGGAGATCCACCTTCATCGCCACAAGACAGTCGTGCGCGCCTGCCGGAACCGCTTCTCCCACGGACAGCAG CAGGCGCCAGGCAGTGTGACCGGGGAAGGTGTcggcggtggcagtggtggtggtgtggcagctGTGGCGAATGGGGTGTGCATGGCCCAGCCcagcaagcagcagcagcagcagggcagGATCGTCAACCTGCACAAGGCATCCAACGAAGGACTCGGCATATCCATCACG GGTGGCCGAGAGCACGGTGTTCCTGTCCTCATCTCCGTCATCCACCCAGACACACCCGCCAGCCGCTGCGGACGCCTCTTTGTGGGTGACGCCATCCTCGCCGTCAATGATATGCCCCTGAAGGAG GCAAGTCATGCCGAGGCTGTGCAGGTGTTGTCCGAGCAGGAGGGAATCGTCAAGCTGGAGGTGATGTATGTGCCGCccgaggatgatgatgacgagaccTCCTTGGCCGATGACCCCTATGGCTTCAA GTACAAGATCTTTGACGAGGACGTGGTCAGCCTCACAAGCAGCCAGCTCATGCCCAACGGCCGCCTCTCCAGGGCCTCCGTCGAGAGCATCCGCGGCTCCACCGATAACATGCTGCTGGACTCACCAAG GCGACAGACAGACCTGGCGGGCGGCGGGATCGGGATGctggacgaggtggaagaggaagcgcATGGGGCCCACAGCACCAACGGGGTCGCCACCTCCACTAACGGCATGGAGGACCTGATGGCCAGCGGCGGGACAATGGACGACGCAGCCTCGCACGAGAGTCTGAACGGAGCCGCGGCGCACCTGGTGTTCCATAGTGACGgcacag CCAGTGAGGAGGAGGGCGGATGTACTCAGGTGGAACAagacatcaccacctccaccatcaacactgccgccgctgccgctgctgggTCTACCGAGGTTCTTACAAGGGATgccgaggagagagaggcagtggaggaggagacaGCGGGGGTGAAGGACCAGCTGATCCTCAAACCACAGGACCTGGCGGATATTAGCTTCAAGGACACGCAGGACTCCATCACGGAATCCTCACTCAG CTCCCCCtcaatggaagaaaatgaagaggtgcTCCCTGAAGGCTGCATCTCCCCACTCGAAGAGATTGAACAGAAACTTAACCTTAATTTCTCCAT CAAAGCAACGAAAGCAGAGGAGGCATCCGATGAGCCTCACAGCAGGACGCCAGTGTTTAACGGGAGCTACTGA
- the LOC126993505 gene encoding Golgi-associated PDZ and coiled-coil motif-containing protein-like isoform X2, whose protein sequence is MAATHVTFRWLDILEKEFDKAFVDLDILVGDVDFFVLEEQDFRSQARSRLEALSSCFAQLTHKAQTIFQANAKLEAELVHLRHECAEGRAFRQVCEAENKELLMKLHSTQLKLHSAGGSPHVQDSEKIRERLEKDLEEQRSESLKVHVGAHEAALLRRENNSLRCFILGLQGELYGAKLAAKYLDKELAGRIQQIQLLGRDLRGDEHTKLWQQLEAEIHLHRHKTVVRACRNRFSHGQQAPGSVTGEGVGGGSGGGVAAVANGVCMAQPSKQQQQQGRIVNLHKASNEGLGISITGGREHGVPVLISVIHPDTPASRCGRLFVGDAILAVNDMPLKEASHAEAVQVLSEQEGIVKLEVMYVPPEDDDDETSLADDPYGFKYKIFDEDVVSLTSSQLMPNGRLSRASVESIRGSTDNMLLDSPRRQTDLAGGGIGMLDEVEEEAHGAHSTNGVATSTNGMEDLMASGGTMDDAASHESLNGAAAHLVFHSDGTASEEEGGCTQVEQDITTSTINTAAAAAAGSTEVLTRDAEEREAVEEETAGVKDQLILKPQDLADISFKDTQDSITESSLSSPSMEENEEVLPEGCISPLEEIEQKLNLNFSIKATKAEEASDEPHSRTPVFNGSY, encoded by the exons ATGGCGGCCACACACGTCACCTTCCGCTGGCTGGACATATTAGAGAAGGAGTTCGACAAGGCCTTCGTCGACCTCGACATCCTAGTAG GTGATGTTGACTTCTTTGTGCTGGAGGAGCAGGACTTCAGGTCACAGGCGAGATCTAGACTGGAGGCTCTCTCGTCCTGCTTCGCCCAGCTCACACACAAGGCACAGACCATCTTCCAGGCCAATGCCAAGCTGGAG GCTGAGTTGGTGCACCTGAGACATGAGTGCGCAGAGGGGCGAGCGTTCCGGCAGGTGTGCGAGGCGGAGAACAAGGAGCTGTTGATGAAGCTGCACTCCACTCAGCTGAAGCTCCACTCGGCTGGCGGCTCCCCTCACGTCCAGGACTCAGAGAAGATCAGGGAGAGGCTG GAGAAAGACTTGGAGGAGCAGCGTTCAGAGAGCCTGAAGGTCCACGTTGGTGCTCACGAGGCGGCCCTGCTGAGGCGCGAGAACAACTCCCTGCGCTGCTTCATCCTGGGCCTGCAAGGAGAACTCTATGGGGCAAAGCTGGCGGCCAAGTACCTTGACAAAGAGCTGGCCGGCAG AATACAACAGATCCAGCTTCTTGGGAGGGACTTGCGAGGGGACGAACACACCAAACTATGGCAGCAACTTGAGGCGGAGATCCACCTTCATCGCCACAAGACAGTCGTGCGCGCCTGCCGGAACCGCTTCTCCCACGGACAGCAG GCGCCAGGCAGTGTGACCGGGGAAGGTGTcggcggtggcagtggtggtggtgtggcagctGTGGCGAATGGGGTGTGCATGGCCCAGCCcagcaagcagcagcagcagcagggcagGATCGTCAACCTGCACAAGGCATCCAACGAAGGACTCGGCATATCCATCACG GGTGGCCGAGAGCACGGTGTTCCTGTCCTCATCTCCGTCATCCACCCAGACACACCCGCCAGCCGCTGCGGACGCCTCTTTGTGGGTGACGCCATCCTCGCCGTCAATGATATGCCCCTGAAGGAG GCAAGTCATGCCGAGGCTGTGCAGGTGTTGTCCGAGCAGGAGGGAATCGTCAAGCTGGAGGTGATGTATGTGCCGCccgaggatgatgatgacgagaccTCCTTGGCCGATGACCCCTATGGCTTCAA GTACAAGATCTTTGACGAGGACGTGGTCAGCCTCACAAGCAGCCAGCTCATGCCCAACGGCCGCCTCTCCAGGGCCTCCGTCGAGAGCATCCGCGGCTCCACCGATAACATGCTGCTGGACTCACCAAG GCGACAGACAGACCTGGCGGGCGGCGGGATCGGGATGctggacgaggtggaagaggaagcgcATGGGGCCCACAGCACCAACGGGGTCGCCACCTCCACTAACGGCATGGAGGACCTGATGGCCAGCGGCGGGACAATGGACGACGCAGCCTCGCACGAGAGTCTGAACGGAGCCGCGGCGCACCTGGTGTTCCATAGTGACGgcacag CCAGTGAGGAGGAGGGCGGATGTACTCAGGTGGAACAagacatcaccacctccaccatcaacactgccgccgctgccgctgctgggTCTACCGAGGTTCTTACAAGGGATgccgaggagagagaggcagtggaggaggagacaGCGGGGGTGAAGGACCAGCTGATCCTCAAACCACAGGACCTGGCGGATATTAGCTTCAAGGACACGCAGGACTCCATCACGGAATCCTCACTCAG CTCCCCCtcaatggaagaaaatgaagaggtgcTCCCTGAAGGCTGCATCTCCCCACTCGAAGAGATTGAACAGAAACTTAACCTTAATTTCTCCAT CAAAGCAACGAAAGCAGAGGAGGCATCCGATGAGCCTCACAGCAGGACGCCAGTGTTTAACGGGAGCTACTGA